The nucleotide window gtttgattttttcatgtATTGTTGtttcataggatgtatgattcattacccttgtgcatatgatttcttaagatggaggaagtgtttaacttcctcacgaACCCACACTCACACACGCACTTTATTTCTTGATAATGTTGCTTGCTTGCAGGAATGTCCGTTTTGTATATTGAGATGTCCGAGAATATGATAATGTTAAGCTTGTTGATAACTTGGATAGTTGACATGTTATGGATCACCTCACCCTcttaggttggtcaggaacatgaagaGAGACGGTAGttccatcggtaggactatgctatggctagactcGAGGGTTTGAgtgggtgtgttcgggtggctgtagttcgattACATGGGTTCCTTGTGCTCGACGTCACTCgtctcacgctcgcctgactcatgcggtctagcctactgtctgaccaaccttgtttgttaaccctgtttgctcacacatgtatggaacctggaacaccctacgaccgttgtagctcatcaataacccacttgaaattggtccacagcctcgtgagcggggcatagtggaatgggacattatgttcgagctgtcggcctacgttggggtaccgcgtctccctgtagtgaccgcaagcgatccctttctctcggcactcctcatgtgcttgaagtcgaggatgaggaacccgacgggatcacggaccgcggggtctcggcctcacgcattggggggtcttggcctcgcacccagtttagggcattaatacgtggggtgtaccagattctccaatctgctggatgaatggacctaactaataactcggctaacacgatcgcattgcatcgcactagttagggtggcgactcggcagtcgaggtcgcactgagggagtgttgtcatacgcgatcgttagatggagtcgctcgagggagcgttgtggcgagggcatgcatcatatcatcctgcatgcatgcgcattaataagattagttagatgtttatgcttgactgcttttcattaaggtcatattataattgatgtctgtgataacttaagattaatagcactcactcccactctgggacggtgttttaaaacaccaaccagacccttttctagatgcaggtgaggcggagctcgatgagccgagcgaggtgagcaaggatagggaagaggagcttctctgcttccagactttcgacgGATCCGTTtagttgagttcgggctaccgcagggtatggaccagggccctagtcgctttgggtcgtgtatgggtgggactagttccctatttagatgactttGGATTCATTATCTggatatttttataattagtagcaattgatactgcttaTGACGTACTTctgcttcatgccttgctaaatccATTCATTGCTtttgagatcatccaaatgtaattaaaatatgaagcccattattACTCAAATATAAGTCCCATGAATATATCGAACAATTTCAATATATTCCAAATACAACCTTCCAAATAGAAGAATTGGATTCCAGTGCATTTCAACCGAACACAATTAGGATTTGGAGTCACCTTAATTCTCAATGTAATTGTAagttggattccaatgcattccaaatccaagctcccgGACAAGTCATAAAATTAATTGTATGGGCAAAAATATTAGTTTACTGCTAGCATTACATATGATAGAGATTTTCTATTAGACCATATGATTAGTGGACACatattggatggctaaaatggaaaaaaaacaaaaagttttAATTTTGACTTTGAGAAAGTGGGTTCCAATAATTAGTTTGTTTGACTCACTTCAGTAATTAGTGAGTGCCAGTTCTACATGTGCTGCTTGAGTATTATATAACTCTTAAAATAACAAGGAATGGCACTTGCTCGGCTGGGTCCAGGTTAGGTTTGAACCTAGTCAGTTGCCCGTGGCTTGAGCCTAACCCAGACCCTAAATCAAGCTAAAGAGGCCGTGGTCCTGATCTTCACCATGTAGGACGAGAAGGGACTTGGTCTAGCCCTATAAAAAAAGATTTAAATAATAAAAGGCTTAAATGACCTATtctataaatttttatttatttgtttattattattttggtatcCCTAGTAGATTAGCTAGCCTCATCATATGAATGATCTGTAACCCGGAAACATTACCCGGATCTAATGAATGTTTTAAGCTGtctatttttttaatgcaatggtggctcacttgatgatttGACAGAGTCAATGAACCAAGTGGGCCCATTTATCATTATCCCAGCTGGATTTCGTGCCAAGTTTAGGGGTCCAACCCCAAGTCCTACAAGCCAGGCCCCCTGCCCAGTGGGCACTGATTGCATACTAACCCTAGTTAGTACCTAGCTACTGCCTGGTGCTGCgtggcctcatcatgatgtacgtTTTTTTACCCATatgatccattcatttttccagctcatttttagaTACgagcaaaaaatgaatcagattatatatatatatatatatatatatatatatatatatatatatatatatatatatatatatatatatagatatatatatatatatatatataaaaggagatTATTAGAAATAAGCATTGACCACATAGTATCACAGTGGAAGGTTTTGTATTCCATTTTTTGAAGTAACAAATATGACACTTGGAATATATTCATTTATGGTGTGAGTTATATGTCCCTTTGGCACGATGTGAGTTGAGTGTTCCTTCACCTTCCCTAATATACCCTAATGCGTGGTTTCACCTCGTGGGGAAGTAATATTAGAATGTTAATTCCAtttatatacattgatacaccctCCTTCAATAGCTCGGGCTTTTAGAAAAAATGATGATTTGACAAGTtaaactacaccacaagaaacagtggtaattgaacacccttCATTAGAAACTTCCCGGGgtatacaaaagttttgaatcaagctgatatttttgttttccttttatccatgaCTGTGTAACCTAATAAGATGGTTGGATGAGAAAGAAATATTACAGTAGCTCTTGATAAGCTTGTAATGGTGCTCATTCAAGCGCAATTGTTTTCATgtagtttggtccacctgagatttgaatctacttttttttttttttttaatctcgtaTCCTAAagtaagctggaaaaatgaatggatatagtggataaaagacatgcatcacggtgtgatggggttttcctcctcaggtcagaggagatgtggtgcggttCGGATGCCATAAACAGTAGAATCaccacactgctcgaccagtcgagtgaacagtactcgaccagtcgagggtcactcgactcaaagtctagcgagtttagtaaacagtgctcgaccagtcgagtgaacagtgctcgaccattCAAGGATTCTGGTCGATTAGTCGAGCTTACACATTTTTGAGTCCGAATCTTGTGCGGACTATGAAAATTGGAGGCAGTtttgcaagaggtgcgaaagggggtttccaaatatataaatatgggtgcctagggcctttctaggtaatgtaagaggattttctaaagctttgcaagggtttgctaaagagtttatggctatcaaaggtgtgtgtgagagagagaaagaaaaagaggaagcttgtggaagggagactatgctcgtagaggtgatctactatgcactGAACATCTCATCGCTTTTACGttctcgtgatcggtgagatctctccgtttttcttttattctgttattgtttatccactcctgcgtaagtgaagaatgttgtaacgttctactttatagtggattattgttgatctggatgaggtcccgtggtttttacctctttgagagttttccacgtaaaattctctTGTGTCgtatggtttgtgctttgatttatttcattattttattatctcataattctgatttgttttAGGAGGTTATAAACTCTAAGGTTTTGTGCCAGGCCCCCAACAAGGTAGGTCCTACAGAGCACCGATTAATAGCAACATGCTAATGTGTACTGtgggtcagtatgcaatccatgtTCCCCATTGCCGCCCCTTATATTAAAATAaggaagaaaaacaacaaaacccgTGGACGAATTTTATATGAATAAGTTTTACACGCATACGAATAAATTATGGACGTGTATTAGATTAGGCTTATCCACAAATGGTTGTAGGATCTAATGATCATTAAATCGGCAAAAGCCGGATTATCTTTGACAGTGTGTGTCCCACCTAATACACCGCTGGATGTTCTACACACGTGTTTGTATGTGGGGCCGGCAAAgttcttttttacttcttttttaaaaaaaaaaaaaaaaagaaaagcaaaaaaaggatatttggtatttttatttccattttgcATCCTGCGTCGACACGTAGCTTTGGTACTAAATGGGAATATAGACAAGTGGCTCATGATCCATTGATCCTAGCCATTAATCGGATGGGTTCCACTTTCTATGTTGGCTGAAGAAGGCTGCTTGCATCCATTGTCAAGGGATCAAATAATTAATCTTAAATACTAATTTGCACCGTTCAAATGAGGACATCCACTGGCCTGCACTCGAATAgattaaaaaaagagagatatTCACATAACAACGCTCCAGGTGAACTTTCGCGTCCGACGGTTCTTTTCCTACCATCgttttatttttgagaaaatcCGAGCCGTTAGAAATATGCAACCTACTATAAAGATTAATCAGATGAAAATAAGTATGGGTCATTGacatcaatggtcagattttggTCTGATACGAAGGGCGGGCCTGGCCCATCTAACGAGTGAATTTGTCTGCTTTTTATCCCATATAATATCCATAGCTCAGGCCACATTTTGCACGGCTAGGATGTTCCATGAAATGAGATTTTTGTAGGAAAAGAATGCCTTGTACCTTAAAATCACATGCAATGCTGTACACGAACAATACTATTAAATGATAATAAAAACAAGTACAAAAACCCAATGACTGAAAATAAAATGCAAAAGAGCAACTGGCATGAGAGTGACCTCCAGTATTCATGGGTCTACCCTCACTGATCCTAacagttcatctggtgggccggCCAAGGACATATCAatatgaaaaaaaggaaaaaaaaacccatGAACTGCAAGATTCAGTCGTCATCATCGAAAGTCAACCGTCCGTATTCAAGGGACAAAAACCAATTGATTGGGCATCCAAACGAGACTGCTTTCACAATATGGGCCATTGGACAGGGTATCCGGCGAGATGAACGGTTGGAATCACAAAGAAATTCACACACATGGTGGGGCTGACTGCGTACTACAGTTTCAAATATTCCCAATTATTACCAGCAAAGAGACTTACTAACTCATTAACAgaattatttaatactctggaaAAGTAACATGCTTCATACACAGGCACAGAAATTATACAAGTGGTAAATAATAACTCAAATTAGTGAAGTGCATAGCACACTTTCATGGATGGAGATTGCTTTGTGACGAAGCTATGGCTGATGGCCTTGCCATGTTTTGTTACCAAAGATGACGCCACACAAAGCTTGTTTGAAAGTGATTCGGCTCTTTTTTAAATTCTCATATTTGGCTGTATTACGTGACCCAAATAAATTCTGTCACATTGAGAAATCTCTTAAGGTAATGTGGGTCCCCCCATAAATCTTTGAAGATGCAAATTATTAGGTGACCACCTAACATAGCAAAATTTGATTGGGCTACATGTCAATATCTGGGACGGAGTCACGTGAAGTATGTTTGAAAGTCGTTTGGTTGTGTCTAATAATCAACTAGTGGGCCATCTTAGCAATGGCATATGGCCAAATCAAATCCCGTTAGGTATGATCATAGGGATATCAATGAGCCATAGGCCCTATGGGAGAGAATTCCTATCTATTGATTTGTcaatacttgtttgttgaaaaacttgaccattggatttttcaaTGTTAACCGTTTAATAAATGTCCAGCATCTAAACGATGAAATGATCTGAATTGTTGGATCATTATACATCCAAAGTGGGACCTGTAATTTGAGagcttaatttgaattatttgtatgccaTATGTGTAATTCATCAATGTAGGGTGTTTGCAATCCACAACGATTCAAGGACCTGATTTGTGGAAGCAATCTTATTAGTAGCAGATCAAACATACAAACCTTATGTCATGAAAATAATGTCTTCAAATCGCAGTTACATGGTTACAATTACAAATGATTGAACTTGTGTTGTACGTAATTCAATTGTCTAAATTTCACTAACTATTGATAGTGCTAGATGGATTCTCTAAGAACAAAAAGAATGGTGGAAGAGAAAATGAGGTTTTTGGACAATTTCTTCTTAGTCCAAAAATATTATATTCACCAAGAACAAGAGAGCTTTCTATGAAATCTCTACAACTTAATTATAGTTAACTTTTCTTTTATGTTTATTTTCACTTTTATACGACTCTTCATGCAAGTTTTATAAACCACCATAAAATCACATGCATATGCATGCTGGGTAACTCCTCCATTAAGGACAATCAAGGAGCCACGTTAATGGTTACACATGCAACTCCTATGATGAATATATATAAGGAGCCATATTAATGGCTATACATATGCATATGACTCCTATAATGAAAGAGCATCAAGGAGTCATGTTAATAGCTACACATGCATGGCAATTCCTATGTATAGTGTTTGTGGAGCCTATGGGGGACTCATAAGATCGCACAcacctatatgaagggaaaacacgatatgaacttaatccaaagctttcaGGGATTGTTGGATATGCGAGATTACATGGAATAGAATTGTATTaaatggaattaacaccattattacacAATAATTATATGTATGAAAATATTatgtattttgaccatccaatctcatgcttgggatcaaattcttcatttGAAAATAACACGATATTAAGTGAAACctgcatttggtggaccatggaatagCAATATTCAATGGACTATATTTCACAACTAATGCTGGTGATTGCCTGCACACATTCAACTCAAATGTCATGTGTGAAGGACATGCAGATGGACTACGTGAgtaaaatatatgcatcaaggtggggcccacaaatgtagtggatttcaaaatccataaaaaaatccCACAATATTTATTACGACTAGATGATTTGATACTTTGATTAATCTAATCATTCTTATCGTTTCCAGAGATACTGGATAGAATTTGGATGAGACCAAATACTtacatcccaccaaatcccatttAATCCCACATTCCCAACGGACCATTGGTGGCTCCAGGgagttttcaatagtaagcacTTCATCCCCATTGTTCTCTATAATATGGTAGATGTTAGCCTTGaatttgcctcaatttttttCCTCATACTTTAAAAcgatcttaaaaaatagatgaataatgtagataaaaacacatacattacaatggccccCATAGAGTCTATGGTGACCGGGCTCTCGTAAATACACTAGATGagttgtgtacacacacacacatatatatggtaTTATTATAGGTTGACTtcatgggaaattcccatgaggttgagctatgtgggccttaccgtgatgtgtgtcgaacatcaaccccatcagtcagatgcaccattctatgatgggccatgggtttaaaaatcaagtcaatctatgacttgagtgggccacagtACAACCatcagttgagaggggttaccctcccattaaaacagtCATAATTATTTATTCGGCCCACCGAGACGTGGTtcgaaaatccagaccatccattgtgtgtgtcccacttggatgaggtgtcaaaccaagtttcagccacatccaaaactgaagtggaccccaccaattacttttatatattttaggcatgtacCATGATTAAGGCCAATTCAAATATTACATGATATAGAACTTCAACAGCCCCAGTAAAGATTGAATGGTACGTATCAAATCACccaatttcctatggtgtggcccacttgagtttggatttATTGGAGATCACGTCCAAACATGAGCTGTATATAACATAGaaaccatggtggcccacggAGTGGAAACTATTCATTCCTACAAAAGGGGAGGCAGGAAATTCGCATCTGCCTCGTGCTCAGTGCCAGGCGTACAGAATCATGCGCTTGCGTGCAAATTCCCATACTCCAGCAGAGCACCGAAGACTTTTTCTCGCTCTGAAAATCCGCACCCGACCCAGCATAAGAAGAACGCGTACAGCAGCTGTATCATTTGTATTGGAAACGCCGGAGGAGGGATAGATAGAGAAGATTCCATCATGGGGGAGGAGGTGAAAATGACCAAAACACCCTCGACGCAGCACCACTTCGTGCTCGTGCATGGCATAAGCCACGGTGCATGGTGCTGGTACAAAATCAGAGTACTATTGGAGAATTCGGGCCACAAGGTGTCGTGTCTGGACCTTGCCGGAGCCGGTATCGACCGTTCAGATGCCGACGCGGTCCTCTCTTTCGACGACTACGATAAGCCGCTCGTCGATTTCATGTCGGCCTTGCCGGAGGGCGAAAAGGTAATTTCACACGCAGTAGAATTGTTACAATACCTTCTCCTCTCTCAATGTTTTCAGtgttaggagagagagagagagagagagagagattttctttCATTAACTTGATTGTATCTTGAGTAATTTAAAATGGTTTTTTCATATCCACTTTTTTCCATTGAAAAAACAAGAAATCTTCTAAaagatgtaaatttttttttataaagaaataGATGTGATTTTTTCATGAAAggtaattttctttattttttttcttaatttgatTGTAATTTGTACGAAATGGGTATTTTTCATTCCTTCGGAAGAaacaaaaaaaactttttttaatttttggtttgaaagaaataatttgattttcattaaaaatataattttatgcaACAACTtagtaagggtgtgtttggttgcattaaatttcatgaaatattgcACCTAATTAGACTGGCTGATTACTAAATATCATGAAAGCTGATTTTATTCAATTCTCAGTGTTTTTCAAGATCGGAAAAAGAttataagtagaaaatttctttcattcatttgatatatataagtaATTTgaaacaggtttttttttttcattgaaacaAACAAGAAATCTTCCAAAAAAATGtattctttttttaaagaaatggaTGTGTCTTTTTCACGAAaggtaattttatttatttattttcttaatttgaTGGTAATTCGAATGAAATGGGTATTTTTCATTTCGTTGGAAGAAAcaagaaatctaaaaataataataataataataataatcttaaagaaataattGTGATTTTCATTAAAAATAGAATTCTATGATTAGTTCTATAACTTAGGATgggcgtgtttggttgcaccaaattaaaTGAGAAATTTCACCAAATATTTTATTCAATTTTCAGTGTTTTTCCAATATAGGAAAAGGAttattcttgaatttttttttaattttttttttctgcattcTATTATTTTTACAAAATAAAATGAGAATTGATCATGTACAACCGGCTGCATGCTAATCTAGTATGCAACCCATCTTTCCTATCAATCTATCACTTGtatataaaatccaatccgtgtaaagggtgggcccaccttgaagatcaAATAACAATGAAAA belongs to Magnolia sinica isolate HGM2019 chromosome 8, MsV1, whole genome shotgun sequence and includes:
- the LOC131253630 gene encoding methylesterase 17 isoform X2, yielding MVAHGVETIHSYKRGGRKFASASCSVPGVQNHALACKFPYSSRAPKTFSRSENPHPTQHKKNAYSSCIICIGNAGGGIDREDSIMGEEVKMTKTPSTQHHFVLVHGISHGAWCWYKIRVLLENSGHKVSCLDLAGAGIDRSDADAVLSFDDYDKPLVDFMSALPEGEKVILVGHSAGGLSVAHTCHEFPNKIELAIYVGATMLRSGFCCDQDIHDDSTLGSMLLRPGPVMAIQSARFEGGNDQINQIKRVYIRTTHDRVVKPEQQDAMIKRWAPSEVWTLESDHSPFFSTPNELFGFLIKALTYTHCD